A single genomic interval of Cupriavidus necator harbors:
- a CDS encoding H-NS histone family protein: protein MATYKQLLAEKEALEAKLNEVRATEVAGVIDKIRDLMTEYGLTAEDILPRRKRGRPAGSSAKKPASALPPKYMDPKTGKTWSGRGRAPAWLGKRPERFLIEQ from the coding sequence ATGGCGACATACAAGCAACTCCTGGCTGAGAAGGAAGCGCTGGAAGCCAAGCTGAATGAAGTGCGTGCGACGGAAGTCGCCGGCGTGATCGACAAAATCCGGGACCTGATGACTGAATACGGCCTGACCGCCGAAGACATCCTGCCGCGCCGCAAGCGTGGCCGCCCGGCTGGTTCGAGTGCCAAGAAGCCCGCATCCGCCTTGCCGCCGAAGTACATGGACCCCAAGACCGGCAAGACCTGGTCGGGCCGCGGCCGCGCGCCGGCATGGTTGGGCAAGCGCCCGGAGCGTTTCCTGATCGAGCAGTAA